In Deltaproteobacteria bacterium, a single genomic region encodes these proteins:
- the meaB gene encoding methylmalonyl Co-A mutase-associated GTPase MeaB translates to MDLEARQTVEKILGGDVRTAARLIRDIDDGIASSREVLKALYPHTGRAYIIGISGFPGVGKSTLVDQMIQAYRTAGKGLGVLAVDPTSPFSGGAILGDRVRMQRHGTDPGVFIRSLATRGHFGGLTRSTHSVIDVLDAMGKEIILVETVGVGQDEVDIVTTAHTTIIALIPGMGDDIQAIKAGILEVADIFVINKADRDGLKKTMNDLQAMLDMNSRWDDEGAWRPPIMATEAIRNKGVPELLSQIEAHKASLFDHSKTHLKEHLRKRAFRELVDTVKESVVTEIVQKLENSESFQGMIDDLVEKRTDPFTLCEQIMSEQKLTG, encoded by the coding sequence ATGGACCTTGAGGCAAGGCAGACTGTAGAAAAGATCCTTGGAGGAGATGTCCGAACGGCCGCCAGGCTGATCAGGGATATCGATGATGGCATTGCCTCGTCAAGAGAGGTCCTAAAAGCCCTTTATCCCCATACTGGAAGGGCCTATATCATTGGGATAAGCGGCTTTCCCGGCGTTGGGAAAAGCACCCTGGTGGATCAGATGATTCAGGCCTACAGAACGGCCGGGAAAGGCCTTGGCGTGCTTGCCGTGGATCCGACCAGCCCCTTCTCAGGCGGCGCCATACTTGGAGATCGGGTTCGAATGCAAAGGCACGGCACAGACCCTGGCGTATTTATCCGGAGCCTTGCCACGCGTGGCCATTTCGGCGGTCTGACCCGTTCGACCCATAGCGTCATCGATGTCCTGGATGCCATGGGCAAGGAGATCATCCTGGTGGAGACAGTGGGCGTTGGCCAGGACGAAGTAGACATTGTCACAACGGCACACACGACGATCATAGCCCTCATTCCCGGCATGGGAGACGATATTCAGGCTATTAAGGCGGGAATCCTTGAAGTGGCTGATATCTTTGTGATCAACAAGGCAGACCGGGATGGGCTCAAAAAGACCATGAATGATCTCCAGGCCATGCTGGACATGAATTCCCGCTGGGACGATGAGGGAGCGTGGCGTCCGCCCATCATGGCCACCGAGGCGATTCGAAACAAAGGTGTTCCGGAACTGCTGTCGCAAATTGAGGCACACAAGGCCTCTTTATTCGATCATTCCAAAACGCACCTTAAGGAGCACCTCAGGAAAAGGGCTTTTAGAGAACTTGTAGATACGGTGAAAGAGAGTGTGGTCACGGAGATCGTTCAGAAGCTGGAAAACTCCGAGTCATTTCAAGGAATGATTGACGACCTTGTAGAAAAGAGAACTGACCCTTTCACTTTGTGCGAGCAGATTATGAGTGAGCAAAAGTTGACTGGTTAA
- a CDS encoding MBL fold metallo-hydrolase: MKAKIVWAFRMAMGHNLGDEGALKRFVDGLPQHIGGTYGGNTPCVQLQSGDTTVIFDAGSGIRALGLDLMEGSFGQGTGTCHLFLSHTHWDHIQGLPFFLPAHVPGNRIIIYSPHVDIEERLKAQQAPAYFPVPLESMEADIEFFPLAEAETIRLDELSVSSIGLKHPGGSFGYRVEKQGPSFVYATDTALNDLSESDQEKFISFFSHAKVVVIDAQYTAEEAASKETWGHSSPLAGVDMALRTGVETLVLFHHEPTHDDQALHEKFERARKYVESKRQNQTCTVLMAYEGLQLTV, translated from the coding sequence GTGAAGGCAAAGATTGTGTGGGCGTTCAGGATGGCCATGGGCCATAATCTTGGCGATGAAGGCGCACTGAAACGCTTTGTTGACGGGCTGCCCCAGCATATCGGGGGAACGTATGGAGGCAACACACCGTGCGTGCAGTTGCAGTCAGGGGACACTACAGTCATCTTTGACGCGGGCTCAGGTATCAGGGCGCTCGGTCTGGACCTGATGGAAGGGAGCTTCGGCCAAGGGACCGGGACTTGCCATCTCTTTTTGAGTCACACCCATTGGGACCACATACAGGGCTTGCCCTTCTTCCTTCCAGCCCATGTGCCCGGAAACCGAATCATTATCTACAGCCCCCATGTCGACATAGAAGAACGCCTCAAAGCACAACAGGCGCCCGCGTATTTTCCGGTTCCCCTTGAATCCATGGAAGCAGACATTGAATTCTTTCCCCTTGCTGAGGCGGAAACCATAAGGCTTGACGAGCTGAGTGTTTCCAGCATTGGGTTGAAGCACCCTGGCGGCTCCTTTGGCTACCGTGTTGAGAAACAAGGCCCTTCCTTTGTGTATGCCACGGATACGGCCCTAAACGATCTTTCGGAATCGGATCAGGAAAAATTCATCTCGTTTTTTTCCCATGCAAAAGTCGTAGTAATTGACGCCCAGTACACGGCAGAGGAAGCGGCCAGCAAAGAGACCTGGGGACACAGCTCTCCGCTTGCCGGCGTTGACATGGCCCTTCGAACCGGAGTCGAGACCCTGGTCCTTTTCCATCATGAACCCACCCATGATGATCAAGCGCTGCACGAAAAATTTGAAAGGGCACGAAAATACGTGGAATCGAAGCGCCAAAATCAGACCTGTACTGTGCTCATGGCTTACGAGGGCTTGCAACTGACAGTTTGA
- a CDS encoding helix-turn-helix transcriptional regulator — translation MPRKKQVKSPPIGEKIKKARQKKRVTLNQVANDTGCSIDYLKKIESGKVMPPVGTLLQISRALEIDSGTLLREQVSTAKRRVRAYEKRTENYAYTTLTPGAEKKHLKAFRVTVDAMKDHKGVGYQHEGEEFVYVLAGDMEVTVGDHVNNLKEGESLHFNSGIRHKLRNVGDKKADLLVVIYTP, via the coding sequence ATGCCCAGAAAGAAGCAGGTTAAATCACCGCCCATTGGCGAGAAGATCAAAAAGGCGAGACAGAAGAAAAGGGTGACCCTGAATCAGGTAGCTAATGATACTGGCTGCAGCATTGACTACTTGAAGAAGATCGAATCCGGCAAGGTCATGCCGCCAGTTGGCACCCTGCTGCAGATATCTCGTGCCCTGGAGATCGATTCAGGGACTTTGCTCAGGGAACAGGTGTCAACGGCCAAAAGACGCGTCAGGGCATACGAAAAGCGCACTGAAAATTACGCCTACACGACCTTGACCCCGGGCGCGGAAAAAAAGCACTTAAAGGCCTTCCGCGTGACAGTAGATGCCATGAAGGATCACAAAGGAGTCGGCTACCAACATGAAGGAGAGGAATTCGTGTATGTCCTGGCCGGAGATATGGAAGTGACCGTGGGTGACCACGTGAACAATCTGAAAGAGGGGGAATCTCTTCATTTTAACTCCGGGATCAGGCACAAACTGAGGAATGTCGGGGACAAGAAGGCGGACCTTCTGGTTGTCATATATACGCCGTAA